In Rothia mucilaginosa, one genomic interval encodes:
- a CDS encoding DUF3566 domain-containing protein has product MSSTPASSSPASAQRSAAAGASKSSGAAKAGARRPAQARSGQARPGGTAKRPAGKRPVNAKRPTGSRRQLVRPAPRSKIRRARLVVQKVDTWSVAKLIFLLSIALGIVTVVASVILWLFLQASGAFAGVNQLISSLGTGSTTVDISQMISLGQVALVTTIFAVVNTVVFTLLGMIGAILYNLAAKLVGGVTLTLSDES; this is encoded by the coding sequence ATGAGCAGCACTCCCGCGAGCTCCTCTCCTGCGTCGGCACAGCGTTCGGCGGCAGCTGGCGCATCCAAGTCTTCGGGTGCGGCTAAGGCTGGCGCGCGTCGCCCGGCTCAGGCGCGTTCGGGCCAGGCTCGTCCTGGTGGTACCGCTAAGCGTCCTGCCGGCAAGCGTCCTGTGAACGCTAAGCGTCCGACCGGTTCGCGTCGTCAGTTGGTGCGTCCGGCGCCGCGTTCGAAGATTCGTCGCGCGCGTCTGGTGGTTCAGAAGGTTGATACGTGGTCGGTGGCTAAGCTGATCTTCCTGCTGTCTATTGCTTTGGGCATTGTGACTGTGGTGGCTTCGGTGATTCTGTGGCTGTTCCTGCAGGCTTCTGGCGCGTTTGCTGGTGTGAACCAGCTGATTAGCTCTTTGGGTACCGGTTCGACCACTGTGGATATTTCGCAGATGATTTCGCTGGGTCAGGTTGCTTTGGTGACTACTATTTTTGCTGTGGTCAACACTGTGGTCTTTACTCTGCTGGGTATGATTGGCGCGATTCTGTACAACCTGGCTGCGAAGCTGGTTGGTGGCGTGACCTTGACTCTGAGCGATGAGTCCTAG
- a CDS encoding DUF721 domain-containing protein, which produces MSNPIHPQNHVSRETFDEFAEPQFAEPQNPREVDGVGEFYRDEVDAPSALLTRMRVAAQERGEAPLNAFSANKIMRDFGAVMSGVASKKKSRRAQGWDPRVMGGYSGPGESSRDPKPLGGIVSALIRSRGWKEPVAVSSVLARWAELVGPEIAAHTRPISFENSIVEVQCDSTAWTTQLRLMHGHLIELFRRELGEGVVAQVRVLGPNNGRWNQRGYRRATGMRGVRDTYG; this is translated from the coding sequence ATGAGTAACCCCATTCACCCTCAAAACCATGTTTCACGTGAAACATTCGATGAATTCGCGGAACCGCAGTTTGCGGAGCCCCAAAACCCGCGCGAGGTTGACGGCGTGGGTGAGTTCTACCGTGATGAGGTGGACGCCCCCTCCGCCCTACTGACCCGTATGCGAGTGGCGGCTCAAGAACGCGGCGAGGCACCTCTGAACGCCTTCTCTGCGAATAAAATCATGCGCGATTTTGGTGCGGTCATGTCCGGTGTCGCCTCGAAAAAGAAATCACGGCGAGCGCAGGGGTGGGACCCCCGCGTCATGGGTGGGTATAGCGGCCCCGGAGAGAGCTCTCGTGACCCCAAACCCCTTGGCGGCATTGTTAGTGCTCTGATTCGTTCTCGCGGCTGGAAAGAGCCCGTGGCAGTCTCTAGCGTGCTGGCTCGCTGGGCCGAGCTAGTGGGTCCTGAAATTGCGGCACACACCCGCCCGATCAGCTTCGAAAACTCCATTGTTGAAGTCCAGTGCGACTCTACCGCCTGGACGACTCAGTTGCGCCTGATGCACGGGCACCTCATCGAGCTTTTCCGCCGCGAACTGGGTGAGGGTGTCGTAGCTCAGGTTCGCGTACTGGGCCCGAATAACGGACGCTGGAACCAGCGAGGCTATCGGCGTGCCACCGGTATGCGCGGCGTGCGCGACACCTACGGGTAG
- the dnaN gene encoding DNA polymerase III subunit beta, whose protein sequence is MKFTVERDVLAEAVGWTARSLPLRPTSPVLNGLLITASAGEVSIASFDHETSARQVIAADVEAEGVCLVPGKILAEICRSLPNAPVEFTADESVIRLHCRSANFQLAGMPVVDYPELPELPEISGTVDGAKFAEAVKQVQIAVSKDETLPLLTGIRVEINGDTMTLLATDRYRLAMREIKWNPVNPDVQAAVLLKAKTVSEVGSTLSGSGELSIALPAAGELIGFAAGTRRTTSVLMDGDYPNIRALFPEQTPIHAVVRTSDLAEAARRISLVAERNTPLRLKFTQGSVAIDAGRGDEAQASETLQAHLSGDDITVAYNPAYLSDGLKVFGTEFVRFSFTDAPKPAVISGQNEPLAEDDRNYRYLLMPVRLPSN, encoded by the coding sequence ATGAAATTCACCGTTGAACGCGATGTCCTTGCCGAAGCAGTCGGCTGGACGGCACGCTCACTTCCGTTGCGTCCCACCTCCCCCGTACTCAACGGTCTGCTGATTACCGCCTCCGCAGGTGAGGTCAGCATCGCAAGCTTCGATCACGAGACCAGCGCCCGTCAGGTCATTGCAGCCGATGTTGAAGCAGAAGGCGTTTGCCTGGTTCCCGGCAAGATCCTGGCAGAAATTTGCCGCTCTTTGCCGAATGCGCCCGTCGAGTTCACAGCAGATGAGTCCGTGATTCGTCTTCACTGCCGTTCCGCTAACTTCCAGCTGGCTGGCATGCCGGTCGTGGACTACCCCGAGCTTCCCGAGCTTCCTGAAATTTCCGGTACCGTGGACGGTGCCAAATTCGCTGAAGCCGTCAAGCAGGTTCAGATTGCTGTGTCCAAGGATGAGACTCTGCCGCTGTTGACCGGTATCCGCGTAGAAATCAATGGCGACACCATGACCCTGCTCGCCACCGACCGCTACCGCCTGGCAATGCGCGAAATCAAGTGGAACCCGGTCAACCCCGATGTTCAGGCGGCTGTGCTTCTGAAGGCTAAGACCGTCTCCGAGGTCGGTAGCACCCTTTCCGGATCCGGTGAACTGTCTATTGCTCTGCCCGCCGCTGGTGAGCTGATCGGCTTCGCAGCGGGTACCCGCCGCACCACCAGCGTTCTGATGGACGGCGACTACCCCAACATCCGTGCGCTGTTCCCCGAGCAGACCCCGATTCACGCGGTGGTTCGCACCTCCGACCTGGCCGAGGCTGCTCGCCGTATCTCTCTCGTGGCGGAGCGCAACACTCCCCTGCGTCTGAAGTTCACTCAGGGTTCGGTTGCTATTGATGCCGGCCGCGGTGATGAGGCTCAGGCTTCCGAGACTCTGCAGGCGCACCTGTCCGGTGATGACATCACCGTTGCGTACAACCCCGCCTACCTCTCGGATGGTTTGAAGGTTTTCGGTACTGAGTTCGTTCGTTTCTCCTTCACCGATGCGCCGAAGCCCGCCGTGATTTCCGGTCAGAACGAGCCTCTAGCTGAGGATGACCGCAACTACCGTTACCTGCTGATGCCGGTCCGCCTACCGTCGAACTAG
- the dnaA gene encoding chromosomal replication initiator protein DnaA yields MTDSLQARWAHLLSILAADPSVTARQRGFVNLAQPQGLMGSSRLIIEVPNKLTRAVFEEQISASFRAALHEAFGPSTTALFDVNESMVPIEPASQDVFQGEREVPVEHQPAPSAATASAHPEAPAGSCAFEYYTEPHPGPDHYEVPADEQVTRPSLHDLEAERAGFPSAQQAAPAAPAAGAPAPREYPAPTFVPDAPAVPEAQQVHPHEDPENAPTWDSSARLNPNYTFDTFVIGQSNRFAHASAFAVAEQPGIVYNPLFIYGGSGLGKTHLLHAIGHYTKYLYPNLRVRYVNSEEFTNDFINSIRDDEGSSFKQIYRNVDVLLIDDIQFLAGKEATMEEFFHTFNALYNHQKQIVITSDLPPKQLTGFAERMRSRFGSGLNVDVQPPELETRIAILRKKAQNEILPVRDDVMEYIASHVTANIRELEGALIRASAAASMKKPPEPITLAEAETYLKDLLSDTGGAEITSALVLATVAKYFDVSIEDMQSKSRTRTLTNARQVAMYLLRELTEMSLPRIGNDLGGRDHTTVMHAVRKVSAQMAERQTIFNQVTELTNLIRQEQRAAG; encoded by the coding sequence ATGACCGACTCCCTTCAGGCGCGCTGGGCGCATCTGCTCTCCATCCTTGCCGCCGATCCGTCGGTGACGGCACGTCAGCGCGGTTTCGTGAATCTTGCGCAGCCTCAGGGACTGATGGGTTCTTCTCGCCTCATCATTGAGGTGCCGAATAAGCTCACCCGTGCGGTCTTCGAGGAGCAGATTAGCGCTTCGTTCCGTGCGGCTCTACACGAGGCTTTTGGTCCGTCGACCACCGCGCTTTTCGATGTGAATGAGTCGATGGTTCCGATTGAACCTGCAAGTCAGGACGTTTTCCAGGGTGAGCGTGAGGTGCCTGTTGAGCACCAGCCCGCCCCTTCGGCAGCGACGGCTTCTGCCCATCCCGAGGCGCCTGCCGGCTCGTGTGCTTTTGAGTACTACACGGAGCCGCACCCGGGCCCTGACCACTACGAGGTACCCGCTGATGAGCAGGTTACCCGCCCTTCCCTGCACGATTTGGAGGCGGAGCGTGCAGGATTCCCCTCCGCGCAGCAGGCTGCTCCGGCGGCTCCTGCTGCGGGTGCGCCAGCGCCTCGCGAGTACCCGGCACCCACTTTCGTTCCGGATGCCCCGGCGGTACCGGAGGCCCAGCAGGTGCATCCGCATGAAGACCCGGAAAACGCGCCGACTTGGGACAGCTCTGCCCGCCTGAACCCAAACTATACCTTCGACACCTTCGTGATCGGTCAGTCCAACCGCTTTGCGCACGCGAGCGCTTTCGCGGTGGCGGAGCAGCCCGGCATTGTCTACAACCCGCTGTTCATCTACGGCGGTTCGGGTCTGGGTAAGACCCACCTGCTGCACGCGATCGGCCACTACACCAAGTATCTGTACCCGAATTTGCGGGTGCGCTACGTGAATTCTGAGGAGTTCACGAATGACTTCATTAACTCGATCCGTGATGATGAGGGTTCGTCGTTCAAGCAGATTTACCGCAATGTTGACGTTCTTCTGATTGACGATATCCAGTTTTTGGCGGGTAAAGAGGCGACGATGGAGGAGTTCTTCCATACGTTTAACGCCCTGTACAACCACCAGAAGCAGATCGTGATTACCTCTGATTTGCCGCCGAAGCAGCTGACCGGTTTTGCTGAGCGTATGCGTTCGCGTTTCGGTTCGGGTCTGAACGTGGATGTGCAGCCTCCGGAGCTGGAGACTCGTATCGCGATTCTGCGGAAGAAGGCTCAGAACGAGATTTTGCCGGTGCGCGATGACGTCATGGAGTACATTGCTTCCCATGTCACGGCCAATATTCGCGAGTTGGAGGGCGCTCTGATTCGTGCGAGCGCTGCCGCCTCGATGAAGAAGCCGCCGGAGCCCATTACCCTGGCTGAGGCTGAGACCTATCTGAAGGATTTGCTCTCTGATACCGGTGGTGCGGAGATTACGTCGGCGCTGGTTTTGGCGACGGTGGCGAAGTATTTTGATGTGTCCATTGAGGATATGCAGTCGAAGTCTCGCACCCGTACGCTCACGAATGCGCGTCAGGTGGCGATGTATCTTCTGCGTGAGCTGACCGAGATGTCCCTGCCGCGTATTGGTAACGATTTGGGTGGTCGCGACCACACGACGGTGATGCACGCGGTGCGTAAGGTGAGCGCGCAGATGGCGGAGCGTCAGACGATTTTTAATCAGGTGACTGAACTGACGAATTTGATCCGCCAGGAGCAGCGCGCCGCCGGCTAG
- the gyrB gene encoding DNA topoisomerase (ATP-hydrolyzing) subunit B, with product MASEQNASEQQHEYGASDITVLEGLEAVRKRPGMYIGSTTERGLHHLVYEVVDNSVDEALAGYASKIDVTIQADGAVRVEDDGRGIPVDEHPTEHKSTVEVVMTVLHAGGKFGGGGYSVSGGLHGVGISVVNALSTRVITEVHRQGYAWHISFSNGGVPDGPLRKGEPSDKTGTIQTFYPDPEIFETVEFDFETLRARFQQMAFLNKGLTITLTDEREKFTGDEVAEEEKENVLNRVRANADGFTTVTYRYDNGLFDYVHFLNAGAKTIVNEEIVSFESEDTDRNMSLEVAMQWTGAYKESVYSYANTINTHEGGTHEEGFRAALTSLVNRYARENKLLRDKDDNLTGEDVREGLTAVISIKISEPQFEGQTKTKLGNSEAKSFTQREVNDHLSDWFGRNPAVAKDIVRRAITAAQARIAARKARETTRRKGLLETSSMPGKLKDCSSKDPSISEIYLVEGDSAGGSAVQGRDPNTQAILPLRGKILNVERARLDRALSNAEIQAMITAFGTGIGDDFDIEKARYHKIVLMADADVDGQHITTLLLTLLFRFMRPLIEAGYVYLAQPPLYRIKWSNAPHDYVYSDAERDEALARGAAKNLRLPKENGIQRYKGLGEMDYTELWDTTMDPARRTLLQVKMEDAAAADQIFSVLMGEDVEARREFIQQNAKDIRFLDI from the coding sequence GTGGCATCTGAACAGAATGCATCTGAACAGCAGCATGAATACGGTGCATCCGATATTACCGTGCTGGAAGGTCTGGAAGCGGTTCGCAAGCGCCCCGGCATGTACATTGGCTCGACCACTGAGCGCGGTCTGCACCACCTGGTCTACGAGGTTGTAGATAACTCGGTTGACGAGGCGCTCGCCGGTTACGCCTCCAAAATTGACGTGACCATCCAGGCTGATGGTGCTGTTCGCGTAGAGGATGACGGCCGCGGTATTCCCGTGGATGAGCACCCCACCGAGCACAAGTCCACCGTTGAGGTCGTTATGACCGTGTTGCACGCTGGCGGTAAGTTTGGCGGCGGCGGCTACTCTGTTTCTGGTGGTCTGCACGGTGTGGGTATCTCCGTGGTGAACGCGCTGTCTACCCGCGTGATTACCGAGGTGCACCGTCAGGGCTACGCATGGCATATTTCCTTCTCCAACGGTGGTGTGCCGGATGGCCCCCTGCGTAAGGGTGAGCCGTCCGATAAGACCGGCACTATCCAGACTTTCTACCCGGACCCCGAGATTTTTGAGACCGTCGAGTTCGACTTTGAGACTCTGCGCGCTCGCTTCCAGCAGATGGCGTTCCTGAACAAGGGCCTGACCATCACCCTGACCGATGAGCGCGAGAAGTTCACCGGTGACGAGGTTGCTGAAGAGGAGAAGGAAAACGTCCTCAACCGCGTGCGTGCGAACGCTGACGGTTTCACGACCGTTACTTACCGTTACGACAACGGCCTGTTTGACTACGTACACTTCCTCAACGCTGGCGCGAAGACCATCGTGAACGAGGAGATCGTCTCCTTTGAGTCCGAAGACACCGACCGCAACATGAGCCTGGAAGTGGCGATGCAGTGGACCGGCGCGTACAAGGAGTCCGTCTACTCGTACGCGAACACGATTAACACCCACGAGGGTGGTACCCACGAAGAGGGTTTCCGCGCCGCTCTGACCTCTCTGGTGAACCGTTACGCGCGTGAGAACAAGCTGCTGCGCGATAAGGACGATAACCTCACCGGTGAAGACGTGCGTGAGGGCCTGACCGCGGTCATCTCGATTAAGATTTCTGAGCCGCAGTTCGAGGGCCAGACCAAGACCAAGCTGGGTAACTCGGAGGCTAAGTCCTTCACCCAGCGTGAGGTGAACGATCACCTCAGCGACTGGTTCGGCCGTAACCCCGCGGTGGCAAAGGACATTGTTCGCCGTGCAATCACCGCCGCTCAGGCGCGTATTGCAGCCCGTAAGGCTCGCGAGACCACCCGCCGCAAGGGCCTGCTGGAGACCAGCTCCATGCCCGGTAAGCTCAAGGACTGCTCCTCGAAGGATCCGTCGATCTCTGAGATTTACCTGGTGGAGGGTGACTCTGCGGGTGGTTCGGCAGTGCAGGGTCGTGACCCGAATACTCAGGCTATTCTGCCGCTGCGCGGTAAGATCCTGAACGTTGAGCGTGCTCGCCTGGACCGTGCCCTGTCCAATGCTGAAATTCAGGCGATGATTACCGCTTTCGGTACCGGCATTGGCGACGACTTCGATATTGAGAAGGCACGCTACCACAAGATTGTTCTGATGGCGGATGCGGACGTCGACGGCCAGCACATTACGACCCTGCTGTTGACTCTGCTCTTCCGCTTTATGCGTCCGCTGATTGAGGCTGGTTACGTGTACCTGGCTCAGCCGCCGCTGTACCGCATCAAGTGGTCGAACGCTCCGCACGACTACGTGTACTCGGACGCTGAGCGTGATGAGGCTCTGGCTCGTGGTGCAGCGAAGAACCTGCGCCTGCCCAAGGAGAACGGCATTCAGCGTTACAAGGGTCTGGGCGAGATGGACTACACCGAGCTGTGGGACACCACCATGGACCCGGCTCGTCGTACCCTGCTTCAGGTGAAGATGGAGGATGCAGCTGCTGCTGACCAGATCTTCTCTGTTCTGATGGGTGAGGACGTTGAGGCTCGTCGTGAGTTTATCCAGCAGAACGCAAAGGACATTCGATTCCTCGATATCTAG
- the gyrA gene encoding DNA gyrase subunit A, giving the protein MSEEHQNETTAVDVVSNGGSESVGQHGHIEQVDLQTEMQRSYLDYAMAVIIGRALPDVRDGLKPVHRRVIYAMYDGGYRPDRSFNKCARVVGDVMGQFHPHGDSAIYDTLVRLIQSWIMRYPLALGQGNFGSPGNDGAAAPRYTETKMAPIALEMVRDINEDTVDFQPNYDGKSLEPTVLPARIPNLLINGSSGIAVGMATNIPPHNLREVAEGVEWFLKNPHATNEELLNALMARIKGPDFPTGAQILGTKGIEDAYRTGRGSITMRAVVNVEEIHGRTCLVVTELPYQANPDNLAIKIAELIKDGKVTGIADLRDETSGRTGQRLVIVLKRDASPKVVLNNLYKHTQLQENFSANMLAIVDGVPRTLSLDAFVRHWVDHQMDVIVRRTRYRLRQAEEEAHILRGLLKALDALDEVIALIRRSPTADEARSGLMEFLQIDEAQAQAILNMQLRRLAALERQKIQDRHDELMRMIAEYNAIIASETRQREIISEELGEIVNRYGDERRTQIMYGYNGDMSMEDLIPEEEVVVTITRGGYIKRTRSDQYRSQHRGGKGIKGASLRGDDVVEHFFVTTTHSWILFFTNLGRVYRAKGYELQEAGRDAKGQHIANLLEFQGGEHIAQVMELKSYEDAEYLVLATRGGMVKKSRLSDYDTNRTAGLIAINLREGDEVVSAFTVSAQDDILLVSRNGMSLRFHADDASLRPMGRSTSGVTGMKFREGDELISANVVTEGSFVFVVTEGGYAKRTSVDEYRVQGRNGFGIKVAKLVEDRGALVGGLIVDEEDEVLVVMASGKVVRSNVNEVPAKGRDTMGVIFAKPGKGDSIIGVARNQDRQLDDSDDETTENTEASESSEAPGTDNEGEAAAADLTATGGN; this is encoded by the coding sequence ATGAGCGAAGAACACCAGAATGAGACCACCGCAGTTGACGTAGTCAGCAATGGTGGTTCCGAAAGCGTAGGCCAGCACGGCCACATTGAACAGGTGGACCTGCAGACTGAAATGCAGCGTTCCTACCTGGACTACGCAATGGCCGTTATTATTGGCCGCGCCCTGCCGGATGTACGTGACGGCCTCAAGCCCGTGCACCGCCGCGTGATCTACGCGATGTACGATGGCGGCTACCGCCCGGACCGATCCTTCAACAAGTGCGCCCGCGTGGTTGGCGACGTGATGGGTCAGTTCCACCCCCACGGTGATAGCGCTATCTACGACACTCTGGTGCGTCTGATTCAGAGCTGGATCATGCGTTACCCGCTGGCACTGGGTCAGGGTAACTTCGGCTCCCCCGGTAACGACGGTGCCGCAGCGCCTCGATACACCGAGACCAAGATGGCCCCCATTGCCTTGGAGATGGTGCGTGACATCAACGAGGACACTGTTGATTTCCAGCCCAACTACGACGGCAAGTCCCTTGAGCCTACCGTTCTGCCCGCGCGCATCCCGAACCTGTTGATCAATGGTTCTTCGGGTATTGCTGTGGGTATGGCGACCAACATCCCGCCGCATAACCTGCGTGAGGTTGCCGAGGGCGTGGAGTGGTTCCTGAAGAACCCGCACGCCACCAATGAGGAGCTGCTGAACGCTCTGATGGCGCGCATTAAGGGCCCGGACTTCCCGACCGGTGCGCAGATTCTGGGCACCAAGGGCATTGAGGATGCGTACCGCACCGGCCGTGGCTCTATCACCATGCGCGCGGTGGTCAACGTGGAGGAAATCCACGGTCGTACCTGCCTGGTGGTCACCGAGCTGCCGTACCAGGCGAACCCGGATAACCTGGCGATTAAGATTGCTGAGCTCATCAAGGATGGCAAGGTCACCGGCATCGCGGATCTTCGCGATGAGACGTCGGGTCGTACCGGTCAGCGTCTGGTGATTGTGCTCAAGCGTGATGCTTCCCCGAAGGTTGTGCTGAACAACCTGTACAAGCACACCCAGCTGCAGGAGAACTTCTCCGCGAATATGCTCGCCATTGTTGATGGCGTGCCGCGTACCCTGTCCCTGGATGCGTTTGTGCGCCACTGGGTGGATCACCAAATGGACGTTATCGTTCGTCGTACCCGTTACCGTCTGCGTCAGGCGGAGGAAGAGGCGCACATCCTGCGTGGCCTGCTGAAGGCTCTGGATGCTCTGGATGAGGTTATTGCCCTGATTCGCCGCTCCCCCACCGCTGATGAGGCGCGTAGCGGCCTGATGGAGTTCCTGCAGATTGATGAGGCTCAGGCTCAGGCAATTCTGAACATGCAGCTGCGTCGTTTGGCCGCTCTGGAGCGTCAGAAGATTCAGGATCGCCACGATGAGCTGATGCGCATGATCGCTGAGTACAACGCGATTATTGCTTCGGAGACTCGCCAGCGTGAGATTATCTCTGAGGAGCTGGGCGAGATTGTGAACCGCTACGGCGATGAGCGTCGCACCCAGATTATGTACGGCTACAACGGCGACATGTCCATGGAAGACCTCATCCCCGAGGAAGAGGTCGTGGTCACGATTACTCGCGGCGGCTACATTAAGCGCACCCGCAGTGATCAGTACCGTAGCCAGCACCGCGGCGGTAAGGGCATTAAGGGTGCCTCGCTGCGCGGTGATGATGTGGTGGAGCATTTCTTTGTGACTACTACGCACAGCTGGATTCTGTTCTTCACGAACCTGGGTCGCGTGTACCGTGCGAAGGGTTACGAGCTGCAGGAAGCCGGTCGTGACGCGAAGGGTCAGCACATTGCGAACCTGCTGGAGTTCCAGGGCGGTGAGCATATTGCTCAGGTGATGGAGCTGAAGAGCTACGAGGATGCTGAGTACCTGGTGCTTGCTACTCGCGGCGGCATGGTGAAGAAGAGCCGCCTGAGCGATTACGATACGAACCGTACTGCCGGCCTGATTGCGATTAACTTGCGTGAGGGCGATGAGGTTGTTTCGGCGTTCACTGTGTCGGCTCAGGACGATATTCTGCTGGTGTCGCGTAACGGTATGTCGTTGCGTTTCCACGCTGATGATGCGTCGCTGCGCCCGATGGGTCGCTCCACGTCCGGCGTGACCGGTATGAAGTTCCGTGAGGGCGACGAGCTGATTTCTGCGAATGTGGTTACTGAGGGCTCCTTCGTCTTCGTGGTCACTGAGGGTGGTTACGCGAAGCGTACGAGCGTGGATGAGTACCGCGTGCAGGGTCGTAACGGTTTTGGCATTAAGGTTGCTAAGCTAGTTGAGGATCGTGGCGCCCTGGTGGGTGGCCTCATTGTGGATGAAGAGGACGAGGTGCTGGTGGTTATGGCCAGCGGCAAGGTCGTTCGCTCGAATGTGAATGAGGTTCCTGCGAAGGGACGCGATACTATGGGTGTTATCTTTGCAAAGCCCGGTAAGGGCGATTCTATTATTGGTGTTGCGCGCAACCAGGATCGTCAGCTGGATGATAGCGACGATGAAACCACTGAGAACACCGAGGCTTCGGAGTCTTCTGAGGCGCCCGGTACGGACAACGAGGGTGAAGCGGCAGCTGCCGATCTCACCGCTACTGGAGGTAACTAA
- the recF gene encoding DNA replication/repair protein RecF (All proteins in this family for which functions are known are DNA-binding proteins that assist the filamentation of RecA onto DNA for the initiation of recombination or recombinational repair.), translated as MYIDHISLLDYRTYALLSLPLSAGVTVFLGSNGVGKTNIVEAIDYAASLSSHRVSHDGPLVRAGASRAYIRTRTVRGSQQTVTEFEIAPGQSNRVRINRAAPVRAKEALGIARTVLFSPEDLQLVKGDPAGRRRFVDDLASSLRPVVSGYRSEYERILRQRNSLLKSMQRKARDENALSTLSVWDEQLSTLGAQLLSARFRLLQRFLPQLRRAYAGLTDGSKEVGFNYESTVFSSMGERSIEHAALMRIEDLKEALMRGFAERRRDEIERGVTLVGPHREDITLLLGGMPVKHFASHGESWSFALALKLASWFVHVEDDSSVGSSPILILDDVFAELDSARRHRLGAMVADAEQVLITCAVLSDIPEELGDYRLVSVTAGRAEYVQPAAGPVTDSAGQPNSTVSALAEGDGDE; from the coding sequence GTGTATATCGACCATATTTCGTTGTTGGATTACCGCACCTACGCTCTGCTGAGCCTGCCTCTTTCGGCGGGAGTTACGGTGTTTCTGGGATCGAATGGTGTGGGTAAAACCAATATTGTTGAGGCGATCGACTATGCGGCGTCGCTGTCTTCGCACCGTGTGAGCCATGACGGGCCGCTGGTGCGGGCGGGGGCTTCGCGCGCCTATATCCGTACCCGTACGGTGCGCGGTTCGCAGCAGACGGTGACCGAGTTTGAGATTGCTCCGGGGCAGAGTAACCGGGTGCGCATTAATCGTGCCGCGCCGGTGCGTGCCAAGGAAGCGCTGGGTATTGCTCGCACGGTGCTGTTTTCCCCGGAGGATCTGCAACTAGTGAAGGGGGATCCCGCCGGTCGTCGTCGTTTTGTGGATGATTTGGCCAGCTCTTTGCGTCCGGTGGTTTCCGGGTACCGTAGCGAGTATGAGCGGATTTTGCGGCAGCGTAATTCGTTACTGAAATCCATGCAGCGTAAGGCGCGGGACGAGAACGCCTTGAGTACGCTCTCGGTGTGGGATGAGCAGCTGTCGACTCTGGGTGCTCAGCTGCTTTCTGCGCGTTTTCGTCTGCTGCAGCGTTTTTTGCCGCAGCTTCGCCGCGCCTACGCGGGGCTGACGGACGGCTCTAAAGAGGTCGGTTTCAACTATGAGTCGACTGTTTTTTCGAGCATGGGCGAGCGCTCGATCGAGCATGCGGCGCTGATGCGCATTGAGGACCTCAAGGAGGCTTTGATGCGTGGTTTTGCGGAGCGGCGACGCGATGAGATTGAGCGTGGCGTGACCCTGGTGGGTCCGCATCGTGAGGATATTACCCTGCTGCTCGGTGGCATGCCGGTGAAGCATTTTGCCTCGCACGGCGAGAGCTGGTCTTTTGCTTTGGCGCTGAAGTTGGCCTCCTGGTTTGTGCATGTTGAGGATGACTCCTCGGTGGGGTCTTCGCCGATTCTGATTCTTGATGATGTGTTTGCGGAGCTTGATTCTGCGCGCCGCCACCGCCTGGGTGCGATGGTTGCGGACGCGGAGCAGGTACTGATTACCTGCGCGGTGCTCAGCGATATTCCGGAGGAGCTGGGCGACTACCGCCTGGTGTCGGTGACGGCGGGGCGCGCCGAGTATGTGCAGCCTGCCGCTGGTCCTGTCACTGACTCTGCGGGGCAGCCGAATTCGACCGTTTCTGCGCTCGCGGAGGGTGACGGCGATGAGTAA